The Alcaligenes aquatilis genome contains the following window.
ATAAACATTCAAATTATAGAGACTGCATATCAAAACCGAGAGAAGTTAGGCTAAAGCCTTTCTTGTTGGTATCTATCACCATGTCTGATTCTGACGTATGTCACCCCCGGCTTTGTGCCCATGCTGTGTCGTTCATCCAGTTTGTTCATGCCCTGGAGTTTATGGCCTTAACGCCTTTGTTTGTCTGGATGGCAGTGGATTTTGATGTCCCTGCGACCTACGCCGGTTATGTCGCCTCCATCTACATGGGGGCTGCCGCCTTGTCTGGCATATTGGCGGCACGCTGGATGCATCGAGTGGCTTTAAAGCCCTTGTTGCTACTGGCCCTGGTTCTGTTGGCCATGCTCACAGCCTGGGGCGCGAACAGTTCTGCATTTGGACTATTTCTGATACTGCGCCTGGGCGCCGGTTTGCTCGGCGGTTTTCTGATGAGTGCAGCCATGGCTTTGCTGCTGACTGACCTGAATGCCGAGCAACGGACCGACGCGATTGCGATTGTCGTCAGCGCATTTGCCCTGGTCAGCATTGTCGGAATGCCCGCCACCTTGCTCATCGCTGTGGAGCTGGGTTGGCGTATCGCCTTGCTGGTTCTGGCCGGACTTTGCTTGCTGGCTGCCGCGCTGGCCTATCGCTACCTGCCTTCACGCACTCCCACATCCGCCCAGCAAGTACCTCAACTGTGTTTGGGAAAAGAGGCGTGGCGCTGGTTATGCTTGCCGGCTGTTGCACAAGCAGGGTCACTGCTGCTCATCCCGGTTCTGATCCCTGTTTTAACCTTGTGCTACGGCTCTGAGCTCAAACACATGCCAGCGACGTTCATTCTGGGTGGCGTTGCGGCTTGGCTGGCCTCACGTCTGTCCGCCATCGCTATCAAGAAATGGGGGCAGGTCCGAACATCTGAGCTGGGCACACTGCTTCTGATCCTGTCCTTGATCATGCTGGCCTTGAAATGGGGCACAGCCCAAGGATTCATGATTCTGTTCATGGCAGGCAGCTACATCCGTCTTGTGTGTGCCAGCGCTTGCAGTGCGAGCTATCCCAATCACGTGCAGCGAGGTCGTTTCATGGCGCTACAAACTACAACGAACCATCTTGGCAGCTTTATTGCCTTGGCCCTTCCATCCACGATCTTGAGTGGTCAGGACCTGTCTCTATCAGCGCTCTATACCTTGCTGTGTCTGATGGCACTTGTTGCTGTAGCCTTGCCTATTTTCCTGCGCAGCACTGTCGCCAGACTGAATCCCCATCACGATCAGACACAGGCGGTGGATCACTAACACGCCTAACGCTCTACATCTGCTTACTGATCCCCAAAAGCACCTGGTTTAGGGTGGCAGATTAACGCTTGCATAAGCGTCTAAGGGAGGTCAATTACCGAACGGCATCACGTCAAAGGAGAGTCGCATATGGCTACGCACACCGCCAAACGCGCCAAGCTTTACCGCATGGTGACGGCAGAACATATCTGCCCCTTCGGGCTGAAAGCACGCGCACTGCTCAAACGTAAAGGCTACGAAGTGGAAGATCACTGGCTTGAAAATCGGGAAGAGATCGATGCTTTCAAGGCCCAACATCACGTCCGCACCACACCGCAAACTTTTATCGATGCAAAGCGGATAGGGGGCTACGACGAACTGGTCGAGCACTTCGGCGGGACAGTCAAAGACAAGGATGCTGTCAGCTACACACCTGTAATCGCCTTATTGATGATGGCTGCCTTGATGGCTCTGGCCGTTTCCTGGGCGACCTTTGAGCAAATCGTGCGCCTTCAGACACTAGAGTGGTTTATTGCCATTGCCATGTGTTTGTTGGCCGTGCAAAAACTCAAAGATGTGGATGGCTTTGCCACCATGTTTCTTAACTACGACTTGCTCGCCCAGCGATGGGTGCGCTACGCCTACCTGTATCCCTTTGGCGAAGCCTTGGCAGGCGTGTTGATGTTGGCTGGTGCCATGATGTGGCTGTCGGTGCCCATTGCATTAGTGATTGGCAGCATTGGGGCCTGGTCTGTGTTCAAGGCCGTTTATATCGACAAACGTGAACTGAAATGCGCCTGCGTAGGTGGCGACAGCAAGGTTCCTCTGGGCTTTGTATCCCTGACTGAAAACCTGATGATGGTTGCGATGGCGGTATGGATGATGATCAAGCCATTCTTGCTGGGCACGTAAACAACCGGCGCCTCATCGCCCCGCAGCAGAAAACGGCGTCTAGCGGGCTACGACGGTACTGTGGTTTTTACAGCTCCGCAGGTTCCCCACGCAAAAAGGCCTGGGCCCGCTGCGCCATGATGGCTTCACGGCGAACAAAATCCGCCACAAAGTCATTCACGGGGTGGTGGTGCAAGCTGTAAGGGGAATCCCACTGGACAATTTTGCCAGCCTGCATCACGCCAATACGATCAGCAATCGCAAACGCTTCAGCCTGATTATGGGTCACTAAAATCGCAGTCATACCTGCGCCTTTCAGAATGTCGCGCACCTCGAACGCAAGACGCTCGCGAGTATCTACATCCAGATTAGAAAAAGGTTCATCGAGCAATAGCAGGGAAGGCTTGGGGGCCAAGGCCCGTGCCAAAGCCACGCGCTGCTGCTGCCCCCCCGACAACTCATGCGGATAGCGCTGCGCCAAGCGGGCCAGATCCACCAGTTCCAGCATCTCCAGCACTCGGGCCTGACGCTGAGCTTTATCCCATTTACGCAGGCCAAAGGCCACGTTCTTTTCTACCGTCAAGTGAGGAAAAAGGGCGTAATCCTGGAACATCATGCCCACATGGCGATCTTCTGGTGGCACTTGATGAGAAACAGCCGACAAGACATGGCCATTTAACAGAATATGTCCGGCACGCAAAGGCTCGAAACCGGCAATGGCTCGCAAGACCGTGGTCTTGCCGCAGCCCGATGCACCTAGCAGACAGCCAATCTCCCCTTGGGGCAGGTGCAGGCTGAGCTGATCAACAACCGGTCGAAAGCCTTCAGACGTTTCATAAGACAGGGTAATTGCCTGCAAATCCAGAAAATCATTCATGATGCGCGTGGGCCAGAGGCCATCAATTGAGTACGTGCCAATAAAATAACGGGGATCAAACCAGCCAAAACAATGGCCAAGGCGGCAACGGCGCCTTCCTCGTAAGTCCCACGAGCCGCTTCCGCATACAGCCAGGTTGCCAATGTCTCGAAATTCATCGGGCGCAGCAACAAGGTAGCGGGTAGCTCCTTCATGGCATCAACAAAAATAAGCAGGGCAGCGGCGCCCATCGCGGGGCGCAGCAAGGGCAAATGTACGCGTTTTAACGTACCTGCCGGAGACTCCCCCAATAAACGGGAAGCCTGTTCCAGGGAAGCTGGAATACGAGCCAGTCCGGCTTCAATACCGCCAATCGAAATTGCCAGAAAGCGCAAGGTATAGGCCAAGACCAAAGCCAGGGTCGAGCCCATCAACAACAAACCTGTGGCAGAGACGCCAAACCAGGACATGATTTGATTGTAGAAAGAGTCAAACAGGACCAAGGGAGTCAACAGTCCAATTGCCAGTACAGTCCCTGGAATGGCGTAACCTAGGCTGCTGACACCGGCCAGAAAACGGGCCAGACGTGGTTTGCGTCCCGAACGTACCGCACGAGCTGCCCAGGCGACGACCAGACCACAGGTCAAAGTCGCCACGGTTGCCAGCGCGGCGATATACAAGGTGTTCCAGGCACTGCTCAGTAATTGCGCCGACACGCCACCTGCCAAAGCCACATGCTTGATCGTCTCATTTAACAAATACAGGGACGGGGCAATAAAACCCACCAACACAGGCGCCAACCCCAAAGCAATAGCGATACACGCTGCCGAACCTTTCAGCCTGGTGGGTCGGATAGGTTCAGAGCGCTGATTACTGGAGTAAGCCTGGCGACGGCGACCATAGCGCTCGATGCTGATCAGCGCCGCAACCAGACAGAGCATGGAAACAGCAATTTGTGCCGCACCTGCCAAATCAGAACGTGTCACCCACGTGGTGTAGATAGACACCGTCAAGGTCTGTACGCCCAGGAACTCGGAAGCACCGATATCATTCAGCGTTTCCAGCAAGGCCAGACTGACGCCCACTGCGATGGCCGGTCGAGCCATGGGCAAAACAACACGGAAAAACACACTGCGGCCCGACTCCCCCATAATGCGTGCCGCCTCCAGCAAACTGGCCGATTGGGTGGCAAACATAGCCCGTGTACTTAGATAGACGTAGGGATAAAGTACCGAACCCAACAGGAAAATCGCACCACCCAAAGAGCGCAAATCCGGCAAACGAAACTCACGCGGGCTGCTATAGCCCAAAACATAACGAATGGCCGATTGAATCGGACCGATCGGATGTAACAAATCCAGGTAAGCAAAGGCCACGATATAGGTTGGCACCGCCAGAGGCAGCAATAATGCCCATTGCAAAATCCGCCGTCCGGGAAACTCGTAGGCGGTAATCAGCCAGGCGGATCCCACTCCCAAACAGCTCACTACTACCCCCACGCCCAACAGCAGCAGCAAGGTATTACTCATTGCATGGGGGAGAACAAACTGGAACAGGTGTGACCAGTGCTCGGTCGAGCCGCCTAAGGCGTGGGTCAGCAAAGTAATCACGGGCGCTGCCACAATCAGGGCAATCACAGCGGCAGCCAGGGACCAAAGGGGCAGACGACGAAAAAAAGGCATTATGAAAGGCTAGGTATTACAGGCGCTTAAATGCGCGACGACCGCCGCTCTGATTTCTCAAAGCTGGCGGTCGTAGAAAAAGAGTAGGGCGATTTTAATTGTCGAAGCCAACTTTATCCACCAACTCGCTGGCTTGCTTGCGGTGTTTGGCAATTTCAGTCAGAGGCAAAGGATCAATCGTCATGGGGCCGAAGCTGGCAACAACAGGATCCAGCTCAACGCCAGCGCGTACCGGGTATTCGTAATTGGCCTTGGCGTACAGGCTCTGGGCTTTTTCGGAAACCAGGTACTCCAGCAGTTTGACGGCATTGTCTTTATTAGGAGAATGCTTGGCCACGGCGGCACCGGAGATGTTCACGTGTGTGCCACCGCCTTTGGTATCGGCAAAAGTTGGGCGGACCACATTGATCGCTTCACCCCATTTGTAGGAGTCGCTACCGGGTTCAGCATTTTTCATGCGGCCCACGTAGTAAGCATTGGCGATACCGATATCACAAATGCCGCCCAGAATATCGCGGGCTACATCGCGGTCACCACCGGCTGCCTTGCGGCCCAGATTGTCTTTCACACCGCGCAGCCACTGCTCGGTTGCTGGTGCACCGTTATGGGCAATCATGGCAGCGACCAAAGCCGTGTTGTAAGGGTGCTGACCGGAACGGATACACACTTTGCCTTTCCATTTAGGATCGGCGAAATCCTCGTAGTGAATGCTTTTTACATCCACATCCTTGGCCACATACGCCACACGATCGCGCAGAGACAGGGAATACCACTGCTTATCGGCACCACGCAAATTGGCAGGAATCGCACTGTCCAAGGTGGCGGACTCAACAGGCTGGGTAATACCAGCCTCGACCAGATCGAGCAGATTACCAATATCTACCGTCATCAAAATATCAGCAGGGGACTTGTCGCCTTCGGTTTTCACGCGCTCGATCAAACCGTCTTTGACAAACACGGTATTGACCTTCACGCCCGTGTCCTTGCTGAAGGTTTCCAGCAGGGGAGTGATCAAGCCGGGTTCACGTGTGGTGTAGAGGTTGACTTCGCCAGAGGCAAAAGCGGCCATCGACATGGTGCCCATCGCGGACAGAAGCAAGGCTTGGGTCAGGGCACGACTACGAAGAGTAAAGCGCATGATCAACACTCCAAAAACAGACGGAAATAACGTTAAAACCGATACGAGGCCGGAAAATGTGAATGATTATCAAACGTATGCAGAAACTAGGCAAGAGCTATTTGACATACAAGCCCACTCACCAGCTAAAAATCGCCGTGTCATCCACGCCAAAGCAGAAAAAAGCAGATCCCAGAACTTAATGGTAAGTCCTGATTGCGATCAAATCGTATCGGTGAATGAGCATGGATTTACCGAGGGAACTCGGTACAATGGGCAAATATTTGCTTACTGATCCGGGCGATATTGCCCCTTTAGACGATACCTACCATGGCAGCTTTCAATACCGAACAAGTGCTCAGCGTCCACCACTGGAATGACACCCTGTTCTCATTTACCACCACCCGCGACGCCGCCCTGCGTTTTCATAATGGGCACTTTGTAATGATCGGTCTGGAAGTTGATGGCAAGCCGCTGATGCGCGCTTACAGTATTGCCAGCGCCAACTACGAAGAAAACCTGGAGTTTCTCAGCATCAAGGTACAGGATGGCCCCTTGACCTCGCGCCTGCAGCACTTGAAGGAAGGCGATACCATTCTGGTCAGCCGCAAACCCGTTGGCACTCTGGTTATTGACGACCTGCGCGCAGGTCGCAATCTGTTCTTGTTTGGTACCGGCACCGGTCTGGCTCCCTTCATGAGCATCATCAAGGACCCCGACACCTACGAGCGTTTTGAAAAAGTCGTACTGGTTCACGGCGTACGTTTCGTCAGCGAATTGGCCTACTCCGATTTCATCCAGAACGAATTGCCACAGAACGAATACTTTGGTGAAGTGGTACGCGAAAAACTGCTGTATTACCCCACCGTTACCCGCGAAGCGTTTCGCAATACCGGCCGAATTACCGATCTGATCGAAACGGGCAAGCTGTGTGAAGACCTGGGCATTCCTCAACTGGATCCCGCTCAGGATCGCGCCATGCTGTGCGGTAGCCCAGCTATGTTGGCCGACATTAGCGCCATGCTCGATAAACGCGGTTTTGAAGTGTCGCCCGGTGTTGGTCAGCCCGGTGACTACGTAATTGAACGCGCCTTCGTGGAAAAATAATCCCGCCAAGATCTGTTAATTTTAGCTATAGGCGCTTAAACTCTGATAGTACAACACTCATCAGAGGTTTCTTATGACTAAGCAAGTTGTCTTCACCGATGCCGCTCCGGCAGCTGTAGGCCCATACTCTCAGGCCATTATCGCTTCGGGCGGCAAGACAGTATTCCTGTCTGGCCAAATCGGTCTGGAGCCTGCCACTGGCGAACTGGTATCTGAAAATTTTGAAGGTCAGGTACGCCAGGCATTTGCCAACCTGGAAGCTGTGGTCAAAGAAGCTGGCGCTAATCTGGGTGACATCGTCAAACTGACTTTGTTTTTGACCGACCTGTCCCGCTTTGCCAGCGCCAACGCCATCATGGCCGAACTGATTCCCCAGCCTTTCCCTGCACGCTCCACCATCGGTGTGGCCAGCCTGCCCAAAGGCGCTCAGTTCGAGGTCGAGGCTATCCTCAATTTCTAAAGACGTATTGCCATGACCGCAGGTCGGCCTGCGCCTCAGGCCAAACGGGCTGCGCCGCGCAAAGCGCTCAGCCTGGATCAGAAGTTTGAAAAGCTCGGCCTACGAGAGCCTGCCGACTTCGTGGTCCATCTTCCTTTGCGCTACGAGGACGAGACTCAGGTTGAGCCTATCGCCCATCTTTACCCTGGCAAGATGGCGCAAATTGAAGGACGTATCCTGAGTACAGACGTCCAGGCTCGTCCCCGTGCGCAGTTGCATGCACGTATTGCCGATGAAAGTGGCGAGCTGGCCTTGCGCTGGCTGCACTTTTACCCCAGCCAGCTCAAGCAGTTGCAAGGGGATTTGCCGCTGCGAGTGCGCGGCGAAGTGCGCCAGGGCTTTCATGGCCTGGAAATGGTGCATCCCAAAGTCACCAAAGCCGGTCAGCCCCTGGCCCGCGCCTTGACCCCTGTGTATCCCACGACTGATGGCTTGAGTCAGGTGCAGTTGCGCAAAGCCATTGCCGATGCGCTCAATAACGCAGACCTGCGCGACACGCTACCTGAAGCAGTGCGTAACGAATATGGTCTGATGCCCTTTAACGAGGCCATCCGGCTTTTGCATTACCCACCACCAGAGCTCAGCTACGACGATTTGTTCGAGCATGGCCATCCAGCCTGGAGCCGCATCAAATTTGATGAGTTGCTGGCTCAGCAACTATCCCTGGCGCAGGCACGCGCTGCCCGTCAGGCTCAGCGCGCCAAGCCCATGCGTGCAGGCAATAGTGATCTGGCCAAAGCCTTGCTGGCTTCTTTGCCCTTCCAGTTAACAGCGGCTCAACAACGCTGTGCCAAGGAAATCAGTGCGGATATGAAACGCGCTTACCCGATGCACCGCTTGTTGCAGGGTGACGTGGGTAGCGGCAAAACCATTGTGTCAGCCATTGCCGCCGTGCAAGCGATTGCCAGCGGTTTTCAAGTGGCCCTGATGGCGCCCACTGAAATCTTGGCCGAGCAGCACTACCTGAAAATGCGCGCCTGGCTGGAGCCTTTGGGTGTAGAGCTGGCCTGGCTAAGCGGCAGTTTGGGCGTCAAGGCCAAACGTCTGGCTTATGACGCCATCAGCTCCGGACAAGCCAGACTGGCCATCGGCACTCAGGCTCTGATTCAGGACAATGTCCAGTTCCAGCAATTGGGCTTGGTGATTCTGGATGAGCAGCACCGCTTTGGTGTTGGCCAGCGCCTGGAACTGAACCGCAAAGGGGACGCGCAGGACAAGAAAGGGCAAGCCTACTTGCCGCATCAACTGAATATGAGTGCCACGCCCATCCCGCGTACCTTGGCCATGGCCTTCTTTGCCGATCTGGATGTCTCCGCCATTGACGAGCTGCCGCCGGGCCGCAGCCCCATTATTACGAAACTGGCCGCCGATAATCGCCGCGATGAAATCATGGCGCGCGTTCGGGCCGAAGTCGCCCAAGGCAGACAAGCCTATTGGGTCTGCCCCCTGGTTGAAGAAAGCGAAGCGCTGCAATTGCAAACCGCTGTAGACACCCATGCGGCTCTGGAGCAAGCCTTAGCCCCTTTGCGGGTAGGCCTGATTCATGGCCGCCTGTCCTCCACGGAAAAGGCGGAGGTCATGGAAGCTTTTCGCAGCGGCAACCTGGACGTGCTGGTTGCGACCACCGTGATTGAAGTCGGTGTAGACGTGCCCAATGCTTCTTTAATGATCATTGAACATGCCGAGCGCTTTGGTCTGGCGCAACTGCATCAGTTGCGGGGTCGGGTAGGGCGGGGGCAGATTCAGTCTGTTTGCGTGTTGCTGTACCAAGCGCCACTTTCGGCTATTGCCCGCCTGCGTTTACGCGCCATGTATGAAACGACTGATGGTTTTGAAATTGCCCGGCGCGACTTGGAACAACGCGGCCCGGGCGAGTTCATGGGCATGCGCCAATCCGGACAGGCAGGCTTGCGGTTTGCCAGTCTGGAGTCCGATGAAGACTTGATCGAGCAGGCCCAAACCTTGGCCAGCACCTTTCGCCGTGATTATCCAGACCACGCACACCACCATTTACAGCGTTGGATGAAGGGCCGAGAAGAATTACTCCGTAGTTGACCACGAGCCTGCATGCAAGCCTGACCATTTACGGCGTGCTTACGCGAGGCATGATGGATATGGCGCCGCAGGCGCCCCCGTATTGGGGCGGAGAGGCTCTGGCTGTCAGGCCGGAGTTCTTCACCCAAGGTCTTAATGCTGTTTTGCACAAGGAATTGTCATGACATTGACCGAGCTGAAGTACATCGTTGCCGTAGCACGCGAGCGTCATTTCGGACGTGCTGCCGAAGCCTGCTTTGTGAGCCAACCAACCCTGTCGGTGGCCATCAAGAAGTTGGAAGACGAATTAGGCGTGGTCATCTTCGAGCGTGGCGGGCCCGAAGTGGCTATTACCCCGATTGGGCTGCGCATTGTCACCCAGGCACAGAAAGTGCTGGAAGAGGGGGCCAATCTGCGGGAGATTGCCCGCCAAGGCCACGACCCCTTGGCGGGCCCTTTGCGCGTGGGCATTATTTACACCGTGGCACCGTATCTGCTGCCCAAGCTCGTTCCCAAGCAGATCGAGCTGACCCCACAAATGCCACTTTTATTGCAAGAAAACTTTACCGTACGCCTGTTGGAACTGCTGCGCCAAGGGGAAATTGATTGCGCCATTGTGGCCCTGCCTTTGCCCGAAACCGGCCTGGTTATCCGCGAGCTGTACGACGAGCCTTTTGTGGTGGCCATGCCCCATGAACATGCCTGGGCCAAGCGCAAGGAAATCGATCCTGAACAACTGAAAGATCAAACCATGTTGCTGCTCGGTGCCGGGCATTGCTTTCGGGATCAGGTGCTGGATGTGTGTCCGGAACTGTCGCGCTTTTCAGCATCCAGTGAAGGTATACAGCGCACCTTTGAAGGCTCTTCACTGGAAACCATTCGACATATGGTTGCTACCGGCATCGGTCTGACGGTCCTGCCTGCAAGCTCCTTAAGTGCCCCAGGCCAAGCCAACGAGTTGCTCGCTTACGTTCCCTTCAAAAAACCCATTCCAGATCGACGCATTGCCTTGGTTTGGCGCAAAAGTTTTCCACGTATTTCAGCCATTGATGCGTTGACCCGTGGGATCATGGAAAGTGGCTTAGGTGGGGTCAACTACTTAAAAGTCGAATACAACAGCAATTTCCCGTATCCTGAACTAGCGTAAGTCGCATCATTACTGCGTGTTATTCTGCTTCAGTACCTATTTAGCCCTCTGTTTAACAGGAGTCCACTATGGCAAAAGCCGTGAAAGCAGTGAGTAAAACCGCCAAGGTCAGCAAGGCCGAAGCAGCCCCAAACACTGATACCAAGGTTGCAGTTGCAGCTGAAACAAAGGCTGAATCAAAACCGGTAGCCGCCAAGAAAGTGACCGCTAAAAAGCCCGTCGCCAAAAAGCCTGCCACGACTGCCAAAGCGCCCGCGACAGCAACTAAACCTGCGGCGAAGCCGGCCTCTGCTCGCAAGCCTGTCGCTGCCAAACCCACCGCTCCTGCTGGAGCCGCCAGCAGCGCCCTGAAGATCGATATCGGTATTTCGACAGCAGACCGTGCTGCGGTAGTCAACGAGCTGTCCAAGGTACTGGCCGACTCCTACACCGTGTACCTGATGACGCATAACTTCCACTGGAACGTCACCGGCCCCATGTTCAAGACACTGCATGAGCTGTTCATGACGCAGTACACCGAACTGTGGCAAGCCCTGGATGATATCGCCGAGCGTATCCGTGCCCTGGGTCACTACGCCCCAGGTACTTACGCCGAATTCCAGAAACTGTCGTCCATCTCGCAGCCTACGTCCGTTCCAAACGCCACCACCATGATCGAACTGCTGGTCAAAGGTAACGAAGCCTTGGCTCGTACTGCTCGCGCCGCATTTAATCGTGCTGACTCTGCCGACGACCAGCCTACGGCTGACTTGTTGACCCAGCGCCTGGACGTACACGAGAAAAATGCATGGATGCTGCGTAGCCTGCTGCAGTAATTACCTGCTTATCGCCCTCAAATAGCGATAAAAAAAGGCCACCATACGGTGGCCTTTCCTATTCCCCTTATAGAAAACCCTGAATTCGCCCGCAAGGCAGGCATAAAGCTCTGTTATCGGTGTATGCTTTCCTGCATATTCACGGAGGTGTTTTCTATGAAAATTCGTTTCACTCCTGTTGCAGCGGCCATGAGCCTGGCAACGGGTCTGCTCTTGTCCGGTGCTGCTCACGCTGACAATATCCGTATCGCGCTGGCTGGTCCTTTCACCGGCTCGGTGACTCAATACGGTGACATGGTCAAACAAGGCGTCGATACGGCCATCGAACAGATCAACGCGGCTGGTGGCGTGTTGGGCAAACAGCTCGAACTAGTCACTGTTGACGATGCCTGCGAACCCAAGCAAGGTCCCGTCGCAGCCAACCGCATCGTGAATGACAAGATCCACTATGTTGTCGGTCACGTGTGTTCGGGCGCGACCATCGCGGCCACTGACATCTACAACAACGAAGGCGTGTTAATGGTGACCCCTTCGGCAACAGCACCCGCTGTTACCGACGGCAAAGGTTACGACATGATCCTGCGCACCATTGGTCGTGACGACCAGCAGGGCCCGGCAGCGGCCAAGTTTATTCTGGAACAGATCAAACCGACTAAGGTCGCCGTCCTGCACGACAAACAGTCCTATGGTCAAGGTATTGCCGCTTCGGTTCGCTCCGAACTGCAAAAAGCGGGCACCGAAGTTGCTCTGTTTGAAGGCATTAACGCAGGCGACAGCGATTATTCTGCCGTCATCACCAAGCTGAAATCCACCGGCGTGGACTTCGTCTACTTTGGTGGCTACCACCCGGAAATGGGCCTACTGCTGCGCCAAGCCGCTGAGCAAGGCGTGAAAGTTCACTTCATGGGCCCAGAAGGCGTGGGTAATCCCGACATTAATGCGATTGCTGGCAAAGCTGTTGAAGGCATGCTGCTGACCTTGCCTGCGGACTTCTCGCAAGATCCGGATAACCAGGCTATCGTCCAAGCCTTCAAAGACAAGAAGCGTGACCCTAGCGGCGCGTTCCAACTGTCCGCCTATGCCGCCACTCTCGCGATTGCCGAAGGCATCAAGGGCGCTGGCGCTGATG
Protein-coding sequences here:
- a CDS encoding Rid family detoxifying hydrolase, with product MTKQVVFTDAAPAAVGPYSQAIIASGGKTVFLSGQIGLEPATGELVSENFEGQVRQAFANLEAVVKEAGANLGDIVKLTLFLTDLSRFASANAIMAELIPQPFPARSTIGVASLPKGAQFEVEAILNF
- the recG gene encoding ATP-dependent DNA helicase RecG; translation: MTAGRPAPQAKRAAPRKALSLDQKFEKLGLREPADFVVHLPLRYEDETQVEPIAHLYPGKMAQIEGRILSTDVQARPRAQLHARIADESGELALRWLHFYPSQLKQLQGDLPLRVRGEVRQGFHGLEMVHPKVTKAGQPLARALTPVYPTTDGLSQVQLRKAIADALNNADLRDTLPEAVRNEYGLMPFNEAIRLLHYPPPELSYDDLFEHGHPAWSRIKFDELLAQQLSLAQARAARQAQRAKPMRAGNSDLAKALLASLPFQLTAAQQRCAKEISADMKRAYPMHRLLQGDVGSGKTIVSAIAAVQAIASGFQVALMAPTEILAEQHYLKMRAWLEPLGVELAWLSGSLGVKAKRLAYDAISSGQARLAIGTQALIQDNVQFQQLGLVILDEQHRFGVGQRLELNRKGDAQDKKGQAYLPHQLNMSATPIPRTLAMAFFADLDVSAIDELPPGRSPIITKLAADNRRDEIMARVRAEVAQGRQAYWVCPLVEESEALQLQTAVDTHAALEQALAPLRVGLIHGRLSSTEKAEVMEAFRSGNLDVLVATTVIEVGVDVPNASLMIIEHAERFGLAQLHQLRGRVGRGQIQSVCVLLYQAPLSAIARLRLRAMYETTDGFEIARRDLEQRGPGEFMGMRQSGQAGLRFASLESDEDLIEQAQTLASTFRRDYPDHAHHHLQRWMKGREELLRS
- a CDS encoding MFS transporter, translating into MSDSDVCHPRLCAHAVSFIQFVHALEFMALTPLFVWMAVDFDVPATYAGYVASIYMGAAALSGILAARWMHRVALKPLLLLALVLLAMLTAWGANSSAFGLFLILRLGAGLLGGFLMSAAMALLLTDLNAEQRTDAIAIVVSAFALVSIVGMPATLLIAVELGWRIALLVLAGLCLLAAALAYRYLPSRTPTSAQQVPQLCLGKEAWRWLCLPAVAQAGSLLLIPVLIPVLTLCYGSELKHMPATFILGGVAAWLASRLSAIAIKKWGQVRTSELGTLLLILSLIMLALKWGTAQGFMILFMAGSYIRLVCASACSASYPNHVQRGRFMALQTTTNHLGSFIALALPSTILSGQDLSLSALYTLLCLMALVAVALPIFLRSTVARLNPHHDQTQAVDH
- a CDS encoding ABC transporter ATP-binding protein, with the protein product MNDFLDLQAITLSYETSEGFRPVVDQLSLHLPQGEIGCLLGASGCGKTTVLRAIAGFEPLRAGHILLNGHVLSAVSHQVPPEDRHVGMMFQDYALFPHLTVEKNVAFGLRKWDKAQRQARVLEMLELVDLARLAQRYPHELSGGQQQRVALARALAPKPSLLLLDEPFSNLDVDTRERLAFEVRDILKGAGMTAILVTHNQAEAFAIADRIGVMQAGKIVQWDSPYSLHHHPVNDFVADFVRREAIMAQRAQAFLRGEPAEL
- a CDS encoding MauE/DoxX family redox-associated membrane protein; its protein translation is MATHTAKRAKLYRMVTAEHICPFGLKARALLKRKGYEVEDHWLENREEIDAFKAQHHVRTTPQTFIDAKRIGGYDELVEHFGGTVKDKDAVSYTPVIALLMMAALMALAVSWATFEQIVRLQTLEWFIAIAMCLLAVQKLKDVDGFATMFLNYDLLAQRWVRYAYLYPFGEALAGVLMLAGAMMWLSVPIALVIGSIGAWSVFKAVYIDKRELKCACVGGDSKVPLGFVSLTENLMMVAMAVWMMIKPFLLGT
- a CDS encoding Fe(3+) ABC transporter substrate-binding protein encodes the protein MRFTLRSRALTQALLLSAMGTMSMAAFASGEVNLYTTREPGLITPLLETFSKDTGVKVNTVFVKDGLIERVKTEGDKSPADILMTVDIGNLLDLVEAGITQPVESATLDSAIPANLRGADKQWYSLSLRDRVAYVAKDVDVKSIHYEDFADPKWKGKVCIRSGQHPYNTALVAAMIAHNGAPATEQWLRGVKDNLGRKAAGGDRDVARDILGGICDIGIANAYYVGRMKNAEPGSDSYKWGEAINVVRPTFADTKGGGTHVNISGAAVAKHSPNKDNAVKLLEYLVSEKAQSLYAKANYEYPVRAGVELDPVVASFGPMTIDPLPLTEIAKHRKQASELVDKVGFDN
- a CDS encoding ferredoxin--NADP reductase → MAAFNTEQVLSVHHWNDTLFSFTTTRDAALRFHNGHFVMIGLEVDGKPLMRAYSIASANYEENLEFLSIKVQDGPLTSRLQHLKEGDTILVSRKPVGTLVIDDLRAGRNLFLFGTGTGLAPFMSIIKDPDTYERFEKVVLVHGVRFVSELAYSDFIQNELPQNEYFGEVVREKLLYYPTVTREAFRNTGRITDLIETGKLCEDLGIPQLDPAQDRAMLCGSPAMLADISAMLDKRGFEVSPGVGQPGDYVIERAFVEK
- a CDS encoding ABC transporter permease, which gives rise to MPFFRRLPLWSLAAAVIALIVAAPVITLLTHALGGSTEHWSHLFQFVLPHAMSNTLLLLLGVGVVVSCLGVGSAWLITAYEFPGRRILQWALLLPLAVPTYIVAFAYLDLLHPIGPIQSAIRYVLGYSSPREFRLPDLRSLGGAIFLLGSVLYPYVYLSTRAMFATQSASLLEAARIMGESGRSVFFRVVLPMARPAIAVGVSLALLETLNDIGASEFLGVQTLTVSIYTTWVTRSDLAGAAQIAVSMLCLVAALISIERYGRRRQAYSSNQRSEPIRPTRLKGSAACIAIALGLAPVLVGFIAPSLYLLNETIKHVALAGGVSAQLLSSAWNTLYIAALATVATLTCGLVVAWAARAVRSGRKPRLARFLAGVSSLGYAIPGTVLAIGLLTPLVLFDSFYNQIMSWFGVSATGLLLMGSTLALVLAYTLRFLAISIGGIEAGLARIPASLEQASRLLGESPAGTLKRVHLPLLRPAMGAAALLIFVDAMKELPATLLLRPMNFETLATWLYAEAARGTYEEGAVAALAIVLAGLIPVILLARTQLMASGPRAS